One stretch of Gemmatimonadaceae bacterium DNA includes these proteins:
- a CDS encoding DUF305 domain-containing protein, which translates to MGAEFTFFNEASMTGSPLFGVARNVTRMGTRATARLCIVAAIVATTACNAKTDQPAVGDSAAAPTAGASATTAASDSMSGMAGMDHSTMGNMSSMAPMGGATGDPDRDFLRMMSEHHKGMIAMAHLTIEEKKGSASTQADAEKLDTKQDAELDSMVTKLEQQYKDAYDPKIMPDNQKMVDELKPLSGAAYDRMFYHHVVQHHQQATQMIDHHLPMLKDAKVKAMAERMKRDQTREIEEFLRKASGQ; encoded by the coding sequence GTGGGTGCAGAGTTCACTTTTTTCAACGAGGCATCAATGACAGGATCCCCGCTGTTCGGTGTTGCGCGAAACGTCACACGGATGGGTACGCGCGCCACGGCACGGCTATGTATCGTCGCGGCCATCGTCGCGACCACCGCCTGCAACGCGAAAACCGATCAGCCCGCTGTGGGTGACAGCGCCGCTGCACCGACTGCCGGGGCCTCGGCGACGACGGCCGCGTCTGATAGCATGAGCGGCATGGCGGGTATGGACCACAGCACGATGGGCAACATGAGCAGCATGGCGCCCATGGGTGGCGCCACCGGTGACCCAGACCGGGACTTTCTGCGGATGATGAGCGAGCATCACAAGGGAATGATCGCCATGGCCCATTTGACCATCGAAGAGAAGAAGGGGTCCGCCTCGACGCAGGCTGATGCGGAGAAGCTCGACACCAAGCAGGACGCCGAGCTCGATTCGATGGTGACCAAGCTGGAGCAGCAGTACAAGGACGCGTACGATCCGAAGATCATGCCCGACAATCAGAAGATGGTCGACGAACTCAAGCCACTAAGCGGCGCTGCATACGACCGCATGTTCTACCACCACGTGGTGCAGCATCACCAGCAGGCAACCCAGATGATCGACCACCACCTGCCGATGCTGAAGGACGCCAAGGTGAAGGCGATGGCCGAGCGCATGAAGCGTGATCAGACGCGCGAGATCGAAGAATTCCTGCGCAAGGCTTCGGGCCAGTAG
- a CDS encoding DUF4396 domain-containing protein: MRVIDIALVIWFSLTGVSTAYVAWDAFTRNPEMRVMKWGWVLVTLYTGAIGGAIYVLSCKEPAPGTHAEFVKPLWKQALGSTIHCLAGDATGIIAAAAVTMALGLPMELDVAAEYIFGFAFGLLILQALFMREMFGGSYVTALRRSIIPEWLSMNAVMAGMIPVMVVLMTRHMSAMEPRSLHFWGVMSFATLVGAVTAYPVNVWLVAAGLKHGMGTERALGRGGSPVVHAPGVPSTASSAHASHAAASADASSAALSPAASLPTRAQVAAVTVLSVVALAGGVLLAALFGDLTMRGRMPAHAPDVLMVPGMSHG; encoded by the coding sequence ATGCGCGTGATCGACATCGCCCTCGTGATCTGGTTTTCCTTGACGGGCGTGAGCACCGCCTACGTCGCATGGGACGCATTCACGCGCAATCCCGAGATGCGCGTCATGAAATGGGGCTGGGTACTGGTCACGCTCTACACGGGAGCGATCGGTGGCGCCATTTATGTCCTTTCGTGCAAGGAGCCGGCACCTGGCACGCACGCGGAGTTCGTCAAGCCGCTGTGGAAACAGGCGCTGGGATCCACCATTCACTGCCTCGCGGGAGATGCCACCGGCATCATCGCCGCCGCCGCGGTGACCATGGCACTCGGCCTCCCGATGGAGCTCGACGTTGCCGCCGAGTACATCTTCGGCTTCGCATTCGGCCTGTTGATCCTCCAGGCGCTGTTCATGCGCGAGATGTTCGGCGGCTCCTACGTCACCGCGCTTCGTCGGTCGATCATCCCGGAATGGTTGTCGATGAATGCCGTCATGGCTGGCATGATCCCGGTGATGGTGGTGCTCATGACGCGCCACATGTCCGCCATGGAGCCACGGTCGCTCCACTTCTGGGGCGTGATGTCCTTCGCCACGCTCGTCGGTGCCGTGACGGCCTACCCGGTCAACGTCTGGCTCGTTGCCGCGGGCCTCAAGCATGGCATGGGCACCGAGCGCGCACTGGGACGCGGCGGATCGCCCGTCGTCCACGCGCCCGGTGTGCCCTCCACCGCGTCCTCGGCACACGCCTCGCACGCAGCGGCCAGTGCCGACGCCAGCAGTGCTGCGCTCTCGCCTGCGGCCTCCCTGCCGACGCGCGCGCAGGTCGCCGCTGTGACCGTGCTCTCGGTCGTCGCGCTCGCCGGAGGCGTTCTGCTCGCCGCCCTCTTTGGCGACCTCACCATGCGGGGCCGGATGCCGGCGCACGCACCAGACGTCCTGATGGTGCCCGGCATGTCGCACGGCTGA